A window of the Lepus europaeus isolate LE1 chromosome 5, mLepTim1.pri, whole genome shotgun sequence genome harbors these coding sequences:
- the LOC133760818 gene encoding large ribosomal subunit protein eL39-like, producing MSSHKTFRIKRFLARKLKQNCPIPPWIQMKTSNKIRCSSKRRHWRGTKLSL from the coding sequence ATGTCTTCTCACAAGACCTTCAGAATCAAGAGATTCCTGGccagaaaactaaaacaaaactgCCCTATTCCTCCATGGATCCAGATGAAAACTAGTAATAAAATCAGATGTAGCTCCAAGAGGAGACATTGGAGAGGAACCAAGCTGAGTCTATAA